One genomic window of Ilyobacter polytropus DSM 2926 includes the following:
- a CDS encoding phage tail protein, with protein MIGILGDIPFNVSFDGNTTEILNFLNLKQGGAANYEKHSRRRNKPSLELLDLENNKINLNITLRSDFGIEPRELLKKIDNYMNDGEVLDFILGGDLIGSGEYVIISYDAGYEYISNNGKVRKIDMSLSLEEYLEEITQDIGVIIKSKNQVEQTTVKKDFNQGAVEGR; from the coding sequence ATGATTGGAATACTTGGAGATATTCCCTTTAATGTTTCCTTTGATGGGAACACAACAGAAATTTTAAATTTTTTAAACCTCAAACAAGGGGGAGCAGCCAATTATGAAAAGCATAGCAGAAGAAGAAATAAACCATCTTTAGAACTTTTAGATCTGGAAAACAATAAAATAAATTTGAATATTACTTTAAGAAGTGACTTTGGAATTGAACCCAGAGAACTTTTAAAAAAAATAGATAATTATATGAATGACGGTGAAGTACTTGATTTTATTTTGGGTGGAGATCTTATTGGCAGCGGGGAATATGTAATAATCTCATACGATGCTGGATATGAGTATATATCTAATAATGGGAAAGTAAGAAAAATAGATATGTCACTCAGTCTGGAAGAATATTTGGAAGAGATCACACAAGATATTGGTGTAATCATTAAATCTAAAAATCAGGTAGAGCAGACAACTGTCAAAAAAGATTTTAATCAAGGAGCAGTAGAGGGGCGGTAG
- a CDS encoding phage baseplate assembly protein V: protein MEFRFIRTGKISSINYKECSARVEFDDAPGIISKELKVLLEHSNKEKDYSIPSIGEDVVCIFLPHAPSVGFIVGSYYSGINLPGETGKIKYIIFPDGTKVKYDLESKILEVSCIGDVNITAAKGIKIKAVSLEVDAETTFKQKVTGVDIYSPVIKTDKGDIDDHLHKDSLNKNTTPPLG, encoded by the coding sequence ATGGAGTTTAGATTTATAAGGACCGGAAAGATATCATCTATAAATTATAAAGAGTGCAGTGCAAGAGTTGAATTTGATGATGCCCCTGGAATTATATCTAAAGAGCTTAAAGTTCTCCTAGAGCATAGTAACAAAGAAAAGGATTATTCCATACCCAGCATAGGGGAAGACGTCGTATGTATATTTCTGCCTCATGCTCCAAGTGTTGGATTTATAGTTGGAAGTTATTATTCAGGAATAAACCTCCCAGGAGAAACAGGCAAGATTAAATATATTATCTTCCCTGATGGAACAAAGGTCAAATATGACTTAGAAAGTAAGATTCTGGAGGTCAGCTGTATAGGTGATGTAAATATAACCGCAGCTAAGGGAATAAAAATAAAAGCAGTGAGTTTGGAAGTAGATGCTGAAACGACTTTTAAGCAAAAGGTGACAGGAGTAGATATTTATTCTCCAGTGATTAAAACAGATAAGGGAGATATAGATGACCATCTACATAAAGACAGCTTGAATAAGAATACTACACCACCTTTAGGCTAA
- a CDS encoding phage late control D family protein, protein MKARRSYVKIIYEGKDITGDLTPYFKGLSYTDNLDKADTASFTLLGDKWIKEWAILKGDRFQIDIGVLNWKHQGDSRVLKCGTFIVDDISFSGAPDMITVSGNSIDITKDLKGVYRDNTWENISLKEIAQEISERYSMNLFYDCDEEFIYEKIDQVKESDAQLLSRIVKEHGFTIKITAEQLIIFDDKKYEDRETVATFSKEDLRSYEIQCDDLDVYDACEITFYDPILGVQIKGRYEAPASSFYKVRTGKVYYKNVDTGVTGVSKEEKEKYLRERAKKLLRNKNKNETQIRIDQMGDPGYLAGITAKATGFGRYDGIYLITSVTHSLDSGYKCSIAARRRLDF, encoded by the coding sequence ATGAAGGCCAGAAGAAGCTATGTGAAAATTATTTATGAGGGGAAGGATATTACAGGAGACCTGACCCCGTATTTTAAAGGATTGTCTTATACAGATAACTTGGATAAGGCTGATACTGCCTCGTTTACTCTCTTGGGTGACAAATGGATTAAGGAATGGGCCATATTAAAGGGAGACAGGTTTCAAATCGATATAGGCGTTCTTAACTGGAAGCATCAAGGGGACAGCAGAGTATTAAAATGTGGAACCTTTATCGTGGATGATATCTCTTTCAGTGGAGCTCCCGATATGATTACTGTTTCTGGAAACTCAATAGATATAACCAAAGATTTAAAGGGAGTGTACAGGGACAATACCTGGGAAAATATTTCTTTAAAAGAGATAGCTCAGGAAATATCTGAGAGATACTCCATGAATCTGTTTTATGACTGTGACGAAGAGTTTATTTATGAAAAGATTGATCAGGTGAAAGAGAGCGATGCCCAACTTCTATCAAGGATTGTAAAAGAACATGGGTTTACAATCAAAATTACAGCGGAACAATTAATAATTTTTGATGATAAAAAATATGAGGACAGAGAGACAGTTGCTACTTTCTCAAAAGAGGACCTTAGAAGTTATGAAATTCAGTGTGATGACTTGGATGTATATGATGCATGTGAGATTACATTTTATGACCCCATACTGGGAGTGCAGATCAAAGGAAGGTATGAGGCGCCTGCAAGTTCTTTTTATAAAGTGAGAACCGGAAAAGTCTATTATAAAAATGTAGACACCGGAGTAACAGGAGTATCAAAAGAGGAGAAAGAGAAGTATTTAAGGGAAAGAGCCAAGAAATTATTGAGAAATAAAAATAAAAATGAAACCCAGATAAGAATTGATCAAATGGGAGATCCCGGATATCTTGCTGGGATAACTGCCAAGGCCACAGGGTTTGGAAGGTATGACGGGATATACTTAATTACTTCGGTAACTCACAGTTTAGACAGTGGATATAAGTGCAGCATAGCAGCAAGAAGGAGGCTGGATTTTTAA
- a CDS encoding tail protein X: MDKQVDIYTTIQGDTWDHISYKVYGKDKYSKDLMRANPKYLNVVFFSGGTLLICPDISEEETATLPPWR; encoded by the coding sequence TTGGATAAACAGGTGGATATTTATACAACTATTCAAGGAGATACATGGGACCATATCAGCTATAAGGTCTATGGAAAAGATAAATATTCCAAAGACCTTATGAGGGCCAATCCAAAATATCTGAATGTTGTATTTTTCAGTGGTGGGACATTACTTATTTGTCCGGACATATCTGAAGAAGAAACTGCAACCCTTCCACCTTGGAGGTAA
- a CDS encoding phage tail tape measure protein, whose amino-acid sequence MLKIGGTVDPSLSKSFQTSSKEMKKLSDEMLKLKSTNRHISKLKASEEKLEKQFASGREEYKRQQRELFGTSKKVNDLRRAIEKTKKPSKSMINEFKKAQKAENHLKETTENQKKALTDMMRQMKAAKNETKRYSQSQEELAKSMKKVEERHKKLKEYENLKKSVSNNAGGTFARSAGQAVALGVAVKFAIDDEEAFADVRKTTGLAGEEAKKFQRELKKATKDIPKFNSEIYEIAAAAGQAGINLQEIPQFTSDTAKVSVAFDMEAGKAGETLATWREAFKMSQSEVIKLADQMNLLGDSIKVAPAQVAEIATQVGGLGRMANFTEAQTSALGGTLIALGVKDAGTASTAIRKLYTTMASGDSASSTMSAAFQKIGIDPGQLAEDLQKDSQGALMKVFQGLNDLNDSEKLSVTKQLFGEEAMSSMGMLINNTKFLKENLKLVGDATKYAGSVNNEYNNKLNTTASDIKLALKATTDMAAATTRFFLPPIRGATKGMVNFSEGITKFTEDYPKLAKAMAFGAAGFVGLKLGTSGAVLGIKMLANTKKDLVFLKEAALLIKGWKQWGPVLSGVKTGVTALGAAGKAMLFNPWVLGIGAVVAGGYLIYKNWDLIKEGFKNSYEYISGKLSKLWELWKKFTVPGKMFSWVQKKYKGYKEKGIPAYAKGGVVGRPHLALVGDGRTPESIIPHDGTQQSKDLWFNAGEKLGMFAGEGVPKLFSKVKERAERMDIRNKIEVNIDFNPVIRGESSKGIVERLREEMPALAELIEGAVEKAIIKNQKKERRVSFG is encoded by the coding sequence ATGTTAAAAATAGGAGGGACAGTAGATCCCTCCCTTTCAAAAAGCTTTCAGACCTCTTCTAAAGAAATGAAAAAACTAAGCGATGAGATGCTAAAACTAAAAAGCACCAACAGGCATATTTCAAAGCTAAAAGCTAGTGAAGAAAAGCTTGAAAAACAGTTTGCAAGTGGACGTGAAGAATATAAGAGGCAGCAAAGGGAGCTCTTTGGAACTAGTAAAAAAGTTAATGATCTAAGAAGGGCTATTGAAAAAACCAAGAAGCCTTCTAAAAGCATGATAAATGAGTTTAAAAAAGCTCAGAAAGCAGAGAATCACTTAAAAGAAACCACAGAAAATCAAAAGAAAGCTCTTACAGATATGATGAGGCAGATGAAAGCGGCTAAAAATGAGACTAAAAGATATTCTCAAAGCCAAGAAGAATTGGCCAAATCTATGAAAAAAGTAGAAGAGAGGCATAAGAAACTTAAAGAATATGAAAATCTTAAAAAGTCTGTTTCAAATAATGCCGGGGGAACTTTTGCCAGATCAGCTGGTCAGGCAGTGGCTCTAGGAGTGGCTGTGAAATTTGCCATAGATGATGAAGAAGCCTTTGCAGACGTAAGAAAAACAACAGGATTGGCAGGAGAAGAAGCTAAAAAATTTCAAAGGGAATTGAAAAAGGCTACAAAAGATATTCCTAAATTTAATTCAGAGATTTATGAGATAGCTGCAGCAGCAGGACAGGCTGGGATAAATCTGCAAGAGATCCCACAATTCACATCAGACACTGCCAAAGTTTCTGTAGCATTTGATATGGAGGCAGGTAAAGCTGGTGAAACTCTGGCCACATGGAGAGAAGCGTTTAAGATGAGCCAGAGTGAAGTAATAAAGCTGGCTGACCAGATGAACCTACTGGGTGACAGTATAAAAGTGGCTCCTGCTCAGGTGGCGGAAATAGCCACTCAGGTAGGGGGCTTAGGCAGAATGGCCAACTTTACAGAGGCTCAAACATCGGCTCTTGGAGGAACATTGATAGCTCTTGGGGTCAAAGATGCCGGGACAGCTTCTACTGCAATTAGAAAGCTTTATACCACTATGGCTTCAGGTGACTCTGCAAGCAGTACAATGTCCGCAGCATTTCAAAAGATAGGGATTGATCCTGGACAGTTGGCTGAGGATTTGCAAAAAGATTCTCAAGGGGCATTGATGAAAGTATTCCAGGGACTGAATGACTTGAATGATTCTGAAAAACTTTCTGTAACAAAACAGTTATTTGGTGAGGAAGCCATGAGCTCCATGGGAATGCTTATTAACAATACAAAATTTTTAAAAGAAAATTTAAAGCTTGTAGGAGATGCCACTAAATATGCTGGGAGTGTAAACAACGAGTATAACAATAAATTGAATACTACAGCTTCTGATATAAAACTAGCATTAAAAGCGACTACAGACATGGCAGCTGCAACAACAAGATTCTTTCTCCCTCCTATAAGAGGTGCCACAAAAGGTATGGTTAATTTCAGTGAAGGGATCACAAAATTTACAGAAGATTATCCTAAATTGGCTAAGGCAATGGCCTTTGGAGCAGCTGGATTCGTGGGGTTAAAACTAGGAACTAGCGGAGCGGTACTGGGAATAAAAATGCTGGCAAATACTAAAAAAGACCTTGTTTTTTTAAAGGAGGCAGCCCTATTAATCAAAGGCTGGAAACAATGGGGGCCGGTATTGTCAGGAGTAAAAACGGGAGTGACAGCCCTCGGAGCAGCAGGAAAAGCAATGCTGTTTAATCCTTGGGTCCTGGGTATAGGGGCTGTTGTTGCCGGAGGATATTTAATATATAAAAACTGGGATCTAATCAAAGAAGGCTTTAAAAACAGTTACGAATATATAAGTGGAAAACTTTCAAAATTATGGGAGTTATGGAAAAAATTTACTGTTCCAGGAAAAATGTTTAGCTGGGTACAGAAAAAATACAAGGGATACAAAGAAAAAGGGATACCTGCTTATGCCAAGGGAGGAGTTGTAGGAAGACCTCATCTTGCATTGGTAGGTGATGGAAGGACTCCTGAATCGATAATTCCACATGATGGAACTCAGCAGTCTAAGGACCTTTGGTTTAATGCAGGAGAGAAGCTTGGAATGTTTGCAGGTGAAGGGGTCCCTAAATTGTTCTCTAAAGTCAAAGAGAGAGCAGAAAGAATGGATATCAGAAATAAGATAGAGGTAAATATAGATTTTAATCCGGTTATCAGGGGAGAGTCCTCCAAGGGTATAGTAGAAAGGCTCAGGGAAGAGATGCCGGCTCTGGCGGAACTTATAGAGGGAGCTGTAGAAAAGGCAATAATCAAAAACCAAAAGAAAGAGAGGAGGGTAAGTTTTGGATAA
- a CDS encoding Rha family transcriptional regulator: MTDLIKIENNKDYGLVVSSRVVAEQLGKRHDNVMRDLEGILTTSDLRGLIIHSEYKGGNGQMRKEYFLTKDGFILYMFNIQGHNDFKLAYINKFNEMEKQLKELYVPKSLPEALRAYADAVEEKEKQKLLAIEKQKTIDMLVHENKLYTTTEIAKEMGFKSAIALNIELGERKIQFKANGTWVLYSKYSDLGYVSIKQNVLDTGKIVYDRKWTGEGRKFLLEMFQIAA, from the coding sequence ATGACTGATTTAATTAAAATAGAAAATAATAAGGACTATGGCTTAGTGGTTTCCAGCAGAGTGGTGGCTGAGCAATTGGGAAAGAGACACGATAACGTGATGAGAGATTTAGAAGGAATTTTAACCACCTCAGATTTGAGGGGGTTAATTATTCATAGTGAATACAAGGGTGGAAATGGTCAGATGAGAAAGGAGTATTTTCTCACAAAAGATGGCTTCATACTCTATATGTTTAATATCCAGGGACACAATGATTTTAAGCTGGCTTATATAAATAAATTTAATGAAATGGAAAAGCAGCTAAAAGAATTATATGTTCCTAAGTCACTTCCTGAAGCTCTAAGAGCCTATGCAGATGCAGTGGAGGAGAAAGAAAAACAGAAGTTATTGGCAATTGAGAAGCAAAAGACTATTGATATGCTGGTACATGAAAACAAGCTGTATACAACTACTGAAATAGCAAAGGAAATGGGTTTTAAAAGTGCCATAGCTTTAAATATAGAACTTGGTGAAAGAAAGATACAGTTTAAGGCAAATGGAACCTGGGTGCTCTATTCTAAATACTCAGATCTTGGTTATGTATCTATAAAGCAAAATGTTTTGGATACAGGGAAGATAGTCTATGACAGAAAATGGACTGGAGAAGGCAGAAAGTTCCTGCTAGAAATGTTTCAGATAGCTGCATAA
- a CDS encoding phage major tail tube protein, whose amino-acid sequence MLGGIPTSLQGFSLYIDALKEVGTVDLELPNIQFMTDTLSGSGIAGEIEVPVPGLTQSMTLKIKKRAVNQQFTTLLAPRNHLLTFRGNMNMADPEHPVKKSKNRKIRVVANVTPKSMNIGKAEVAKSMDTEAEFEVASIIVFVDEVPNLHIDKFNNKFVVDGVNYLDDDNFL is encoded by the coding sequence ATGCTAGGAGGAATACCTACGTCTCTACAGGGCTTTAGTTTGTATATAGATGCATTAAAGGAAGTGGGAACAGTCGATCTTGAGCTGCCTAATATCCAGTTTATGACAGATACTCTTTCAGGTTCTGGAATAGCAGGAGAAATAGAAGTCCCAGTACCTGGGCTTACTCAGTCAATGACGCTGAAGATAAAAAAAAGAGCTGTAAATCAACAATTTACCACACTGCTTGCACCAAGAAATCATCTTTTAACTTTCAGGGGAAACATGAACATGGCGGACCCAGAGCATCCTGTAAAAAAATCTAAAAATAGAAAGATCAGAGTGGTGGCCAATGTCACTCCTAAAAGTATGAATATAGGAAAGGCAGAGGTTGCCAAGTCCATGGATACAGAAGCTGAGTTTGAAGTAGCCAGTATCATAGTATTTGTAGATGAAGTTCCAAATTTACATATTGATAAATTTAATAATAAATTTGTCGTGGATGGAGTTAATTATCTTGATGACGATAATTTCTTATAA
- a CDS encoding phage tail sheath family protein, which produces MVNHGVNTGETPTSIASIIQSGNTAIIVGTAPVNMASDPKVNVPVLCYTEKEAIAAFGYHDNWKDYSLCEAISVFFRLFKVGPVVLVNVLDPEIHKEGIVDKAITFTDGVAVVDDIGVLLNTMDLTYVADSTQKTLGTDYTAAFKEDGTVTLVALTITDGAYKVSFDKLKPSLVDEDDIIGGVDAITFKNEGFATIPQVFTKFNRVPNIGLAPGWTHKPAVAQSLVSSMRNINEVFNGIALTDIDADTVDNYTKVAEWKNDNSYIHETQYNFWPRACIGTKIYHISTLVAASMYKVDQDNNDIPYESPSNKALNTTGICLEDGTEVDLILGQANYLNDNGVATSINFNNGWRLWGNRTGCYPSNTDVKDNTISCKRMFIWDNNNFTLTFWLDVDKPADNKLMDKIVDSYNDYYNGLVTKSVILGGRIEFNSGDNPTTSLIDGKYYFKRYMTPVGVAECIESDLEYDVEYLQNLFGGGN; this is translated from the coding sequence ATGGTAAATCATGGAGTTAATACAGGAGAGACACCAACTTCCATAGCCAGTATTATTCAGAGTGGTAATACTGCCATAATTGTAGGGACAGCACCAGTCAATATGGCATCTGATCCAAAGGTAAATGTTCCGGTTCTCTGTTACACAGAGAAGGAAGCTATAGCTGCCTTTGGTTATCATGATAACTGGAAAGACTACTCTCTATGCGAGGCAATAAGTGTATTTTTTAGGCTGTTTAAAGTAGGGCCTGTTGTGCTGGTAAATGTGCTGGACCCTGAAATACACAAAGAAGGGATAGTGGATAAAGCAATTACTTTTACAGATGGCGTGGCTGTCGTGGATGATATAGGGGTTCTTCTAAATACTATGGATCTGACTTATGTGGCAGACAGTACCCAAAAGACTCTAGGGACAGACTACACAGCTGCTTTTAAAGAGGATGGGACCGTAACACTGGTGGCACTCACTATTACAGACGGAGCCTATAAAGTGAGTTTTGATAAATTGAAACCTAGTCTAGTGGATGAGGACGATATTATAGGGGGAGTGGATGCGATAACCTTTAAAAATGAAGGATTTGCAACTATTCCACAGGTATTTACTAAATTTAACAGAGTTCCCAATATTGGACTGGCTCCAGGATGGACTCATAAACCTGCAGTGGCACAGTCACTGGTGTCTTCTATGAGAAATATCAATGAGGTTTTCAACGGAATTGCTCTAACAGATATTGATGCCGATACTGTGGATAATTACACCAAAGTTGCTGAGTGGAAGAATGACAACAGCTATATTCACGAGACCCAGTATAACTTTTGGCCAAGGGCCTGTATTGGGACCAAGATTTACCATATATCTACCTTAGTTGCTGCTTCCATGTATAAAGTGGATCAAGATAATAATGATATTCCATATGAATCTCCCTCAAATAAAGCACTTAATACCACAGGGATTTGTCTTGAAGACGGGACAGAGGTAGATCTTATTCTTGGGCAGGCAAATTATCTTAATGATAATGGCGTAGCAACTTCTATAAACTTCAATAATGGATGGAGGTTATGGGGAAATAGGACAGGCTGCTATCCATCAAATACAGATGTCAAAGATAATACGATCTCCTGCAAAAGGATGTTTATCTGGGACAACAATAATTTTACACTTACTTTCTGGCTGGATGTAGATAAGCCGGCAGACAATAAGTTGATGGATAAGATAGTGGATAGCTATAACGATTACTATAACGGACTTGTGACTAAAAGTGTAATCCTTGGAGGAAGAATTGAATTTAATAGTGGAGATAATCCGACAACCAGTCTGATTGACGGAAAGTATTACTTCAAAAGATACATGACTCCTGTGGGAGTAGCTGAGTGTATAGAGTCTGACCTGGAATACGATGTTGAATACTTACAGAACTTGTTTGGAGGTGGTAACTAA
- a CDS encoding phage tail protein, which produces MITVDIKELEKARKELEGINNGLEIVVARAVKTAAREAKKAAVNRVAEEFFIDKKPVSDSINIKNPTVENPVAEISNNRKKDTFTLKRFKVEVPLNGPIKVAQSRSGGLKELKRGFLMAPKSQPGNIHVFRREGKKRYPIEVQRGYSTGGMLNAENISDYVEEVAQEKIYGQIDKEVSKFFNKKGE; this is translated from the coding sequence ATGATTACAGTGGATATAAAAGAACTGGAAAAAGCTCGTAAGGAACTTGAAGGAATAAACAATGGTCTTGAAATTGTAGTAGCTCGTGCTGTCAAAACAGCAGCACGAGAAGCTAAAAAAGCTGCAGTAAATCGTGTAGCTGAAGAGTTCTTCATAGATAAAAAACCTGTGAGTGACAGTATTAATATCAAAAATCCGACAGTAGAAAATCCAGTAGCAGAGATAAGTAACAATAGAAAAAAAGACACTTTTACCCTTAAAAGATTTAAGGTGGAGGTCCCGCTTAACGGACCCATAAAGGTAGCTCAGAGCAGGAGTGGAGGGCTGAAAGAGTTGAAAAGAGGATTCTTGATGGCTCCCAAAAGTCAACCTGGGAACATCCATGTTTTTAGAAGAGAAGGTAAAAAAAGATATCCTATAGAAGTGCAGAGAGGATATTCTACCGGGGGAATGCTTAATGCTGAAAATATCTCAGACTATGTAGAAGAGGTGGCCCAAGAGAAGATATATGGCCAAATAGATAAAGAAGTATCTAAATTCTTTAATAAGAAGGGGGAATAA
- a CDS encoding major capsid protein: MYDLKVLIAALSQSKKVNPFLWNLLVKGTKEHSNTKFEVHVRKSKRKITPFVGPNLPGVFLGKEEFSINEYQPPMVKPFRVAHANELFKQKFGQTIYGDTVTSQDLALDTIASELADLDDVITRKEILMLGELLSTGKMAIQGKGVSREAISYGTDPENFEELLGTDAWNDAGSDPLADMERWQMLVLKKTGLLIDSIILTPKAKKYFMDHEKVKEKLKYTESNVLRVQPRRLGDGASYLGTIPELNLDIYSYVDWYTNDAGEEVSILEDGGVLACKAKSVTLHYGAISQIAGESKARQIYIGKRIPKHWVDEDADLEKIRLAAAPLPVLDDADAIVFSKVVSGV; the protein is encoded by the coding sequence ATGTACGATTTAAAAGTTTTAATAGCAGCATTGAGCCAATCTAAAAAGGTAAATCCGTTTTTATGGAATCTTTTAGTTAAAGGGACAAAAGAACACAGCAATACAAAGTTTGAAGTGCATGTAAGAAAATCCAAAAGAAAAATTACTCCTTTTGTAGGACCTAATCTCCCTGGGGTATTTTTAGGGAAAGAAGAATTTTCAATAAATGAGTATCAGCCGCCTATGGTAAAGCCTTTTAGAGTGGCTCATGCAAATGAACTTTTCAAACAGAAATTTGGACAGACAATATATGGTGATACTGTAACCTCTCAAGATCTGGCTTTGGATACTATAGCATCTGAGCTTGCAGATCTTGATGATGTTATAACTAGAAAAGAAATCCTTATGCTTGGAGAGCTCCTTTCTACTGGTAAGATGGCCATTCAAGGAAAAGGAGTATCAAGAGAGGCTATATCTTACGGTACGGACCCAGAAAACTTTGAAGAACTTCTAGGAACTGATGCATGGAACGATGCTGGAAGTGATCCTCTGGCTGATATGGAAAGATGGCAGATGCTTGTTCTTAAGAAGACGGGGCTTCTCATAGACTCCATTATTCTGACACCAAAAGCTAAAAAATACTTTATGGATCATGAAAAAGTCAAAGAAAAACTTAAATATACAGAAAGCAATGTCCTCAGAGTGCAGCCTAGAAGACTAGGAGACGGTGCCTCGTATCTTGGGACTATCCCTGAATTGAATTTGGATATTTATTCTTATGTGGACTGGTACACAAATGATGCCGGGGAAGAGGTAAGTATCCTTGAAGACGGTGGAGTACTAGCTTGTAAGGCTAAGAGTGTGACATTGCATTATGGTGCGATAAGTCAAATAGCCGGAGAGTCTAAGGCAAGACAGATATACATAGGAAAAAGAATTCCTAAACATTGGGTGGATGAAGATGCAGATCTTGAAAAGATAAGACTTGCAGCGGCTCCACTTCCTGTTTTGGATGATGCAGATGCTATCGTATTTTCTAAAGTAGTATCAGGGGTGTAA
- a CDS encoding head maturation protease, ClpP-related has translation MKKNKKYWEFRNKENRGTELRIYGEITKFSWWDETVVTASDFARELEELKDTESINLCINSPGGSVTEAHAIYNMLKRYAKANNVKITTYIDGVAASAASYIAMAGDEICMGLGASLMIHNVNGGAWGESKDLRKTADLMDKLKENIIDIYVTQSNLSREVISNLMNEETWMTPEEALEYGFIDKIETYETISDDDIDNLFTREITNSIKALPPRISQLRNVKKQAKPVINQKPKGEDIVDINTIRNDHPDLYQKIREEAVLEERNRMKALDAVPAHNQEAIDMINKAKYEEPQSAEKVAYNIVTSDSFKAHREIIELENEQKISRSGEIKPLPPQNNKNEKDEKMVNSIVEKINKMRGQ, from the coding sequence GTGAAGAAGAATAAGAAGTATTGGGAGTTTAGAAATAAAGAGAATAGGGGGACAGAGCTTCGAATCTATGGAGAAATAACAAAATTTTCATGGTGGGATGAAACTGTAGTAACTGCTTCGGATTTTGCAAGAGAACTGGAGGAACTGAAGGATACAGAATCTATAAATCTATGTATAAATTCTCCTGGAGGAAGCGTCACAGAAGCTCATGCCATATATAACATGCTGAAAAGGTATGCCAAGGCAAATAATGTGAAGATAACAACTTATATAGATGGGGTTGCAGCCAGTGCAGCCAGCTATATTGCCATGGCAGGAGACGAGATCTGTATGGGCCTTGGAGCTTCTCTTATGATCCATAATGTGAATGGCGGTGCATGGGGCGAGAGTAAGGACCTGAGAAAGACAGCGGACCTCATGGATAAGCTCAAGGAGAATATTATAGATATCTATGTGACTCAATCCAACCTTTCCAGAGAGGTGATAAGCAATCTTATGAACGAAGAGACCTGGATGACTCCGGAAGAGGCATTGGAATACGGCTTTATAGACAAGATAGAGACTTATGAAACTATAAGTGATGATGATATAGACAATCTTTTTACAAGAGAGATTACAAACAGTATAAAAGCTTTACCACCAAGAATAAGTCAACTAAGAAACGTTAAGAAACAAGCAAAGCCTGTAATAAATCAAAAACCAAAAGGAGAGGATATCGTGGATATAAACACTATCAGAAATGACCACCCAGATTTGTATCAGAAGATCAGAGAAGAGGCAGTATTGGAAGAAAGAAACAGAATGAAGGCTCTAGATGCAGTGCCGGCTCATAATCAGGAAGCTATCGACATGATAAACAAAGCCAAGTATGAAGAACCACAATCCGCTGAAAAAGTAGCGTATAACATCGTTACCTCTGACTCTTTTAAAGCTCATAGAGAAATTATTGAATTGGAAAACGAGCAGAAAATTAGCAGAAGTGGAGAGATAAAACCTCTTCCTCCTCAAAATAACAAAAATGAGAAGGATGAGAAAATGGTCAATTCCATAGTAGAAAAAATCAATAAAATGAGGGGGCAGTAG